From Staphylothermus hellenicus DSM 12710, a single genomic window includes:
- a CDS encoding YkgJ family cysteine cluster protein: MYKRFKCILCGECCKASPVSLLPYEETILRLLAGKLGLPYKSRIGYKVYDARRRVNIALSYAMELIDGKCPFLTKKNLCLINNIYKPLICRSYPYVPKQVRYTISTELKIIFAVADYGLSVKCPVIEKDKEYISSLMRNTINWPQIYLPNEYKAAREMEEKRNLLLKLLSDLWRKGIVDLKEAKTNASVINLYDLLRVYYPNLPYILGIDKIYGKMKNL; the protein is encoded by the coding sequence GTGTATAAGAGATTTAAGTGTATATTATGCGGCGAATGCTGTAAAGCATCCCCGGTATCTCTATTACCATATGAGGAAACAATACTTAGACTGCTGGCTGGGAAGCTAGGGCTACCATATAAGAGCCGGATCGGCTATAAAGTATATGATGCTCGTCGCAGAGTCAATATTGCTTTAAGCTATGCTATGGAGTTAATCGATGGTAAATGTCCTTTTCTCACTAAAAAGAATCTATGCTTAATAAACAATATATATAAACCATTGATTTGCAGAAGCTACCCCTACGTCCCCAAACAAGTTAGATACACTATAAGTACTGAGTTAAAAATAATATTTGCAGTTGCTGATTATGGTTTAAGCGTTAAATGCCCAGTTATTGAGAAGGATAAAGAATATATTAGTAGCTTAATGCGGAACACTATTAATTGGCCGCAAATATATTTGCCAAACGAATACAAGGCTGCCAGGGAGATGGAGGAAAAACGTAATCTGCTTCTCAAACTACTATCCGATCTGTGGAGGAAGGGAATAGTTGATTTAAAAGAAGCAAAAACCAATGCTTCAGTAATCAACTTATATGATCTGCTAAGAGTTTATTATCCAAACCTACCCTATATATTAGGAATTGATAAAATATATGGAAAGATGAAAAACCTCTAG
- a CDS encoding nicotinamide-nucleotide adenylyltransferase yields the protein MVGVDDRCMMIARFQPLHYGHFNVIKYCHEKFKEIIIIVGMASQSHTPENPFTAGERIEMLRETIKWARLSLDKLITVTLPTLEVSRAAVHYVKLYSPPFKYVVTLNPIIQRLFIEEGYHVIQPPVVERRNYRGTVIRKLIAEGSDEWKKLVPPPVAEIIEKIDGINRIRMLYKEKLPGYYVTV from the coding sequence ATGGTTGGTGTTGATGATAGATGCATGATGATCGCTAGGTTTCAGCCCCTCCACTATGGACACTTCAACGTGATCAAGTATTGTCATGAAAAATTTAAAGAGATAATTATAATAGTTGGCATGGCTAGCCAGAGCCATACACCAGAAAACCCGTTTACAGCTGGTGAAAGAATAGAAATGCTGCGCGAAACGATCAAATGGGCACGGCTATCTTTAGATAAACTAATAACTGTGACTCTTCCAACCCTAGAAGTTAGTAGAGCTGCTGTGCATTATGTGAAACTATATAGTCCGCCGTTCAAATATGTTGTAACATTGAATCCTATTATACAGAGACTCTTTATCGAGGAAGGCTACCATGTCATACAGCCGCCAGTAGTTGAGAGAAGAAATTATAGGGGAACAGTTATTAGAAAACTAATAGCTGAAGGTAGTGATGAATGGAAAAAACTAGTTCCACCACCTGTCGCCGAAATTATTGAGAAAATAGACGGTATTAATAGGATAAGAATGCTTTACAAAGAAAAACTACCAGGATACTATGTTACTGTTTAA
- a CDS encoding TldD/PmbA family protein: protein MREYMLELSDKIFNELLKRGVEEAEFYGVWTKNMLIDASRDEVKTATTRYVVNYGVRGAIQRRVAGIASEDLEADPSKLADQLLSLIKASPEDKYWPGFATGYSRGVMGDAYDEKTAKIPPEEAIDIMIQAFNESKDIARKNGAEESVITRGSFRVGVGGVFVANTYGENIYEEFTATTLMYSVKSRKAGEESSFDAYFGSRRIDIDEILEQARRAGGFSVKFIGAKTVPSGEYTVVIDPYMTALFLSSALIPAFSAQNIQQNRSPLKDKLEKQVLAENITITDEPGINWGLGTRSFDDEGIPTRTKTLVDKGVLTGYLYDYYTARKENRHSTGNGFRRQPSSPPSPSPTNFVLKAVKNPVKINNMLEDVGRGIIIHGMIGYWMSNYVNGAVQATITHGFYVENGEIKYPVKGLVVGGNIYDWLGKQLVSVSKEIYRVENTYAPQIIVEKARIASK from the coding sequence ATGCGTGAATACATGCTTGAATTATCTGATAAGATATTTAATGAATTATTGAAGAGAGGGGTTGAAGAAGCAGAATTCTATGGTGTATGGACAAAGAACATGTTAATAGATGCATCACGCGATGAAGTGAAAACAGCTACAACTAGATATGTTGTAAACTATGGTGTTAGAGGAGCTATTCAGAGAAGAGTTGCAGGAATTGCTTCAGAGGATTTAGAAGCTGATCCATCAAAACTAGCTGATCAATTATTATCCTTGATAAAAGCATCACCTGAAGACAAGTATTGGCCGGGCTTCGCAACAGGTTATAGTAGAGGAGTTATGGGAGACGCCTACGATGAGAAAACCGCTAAGATCCCTCCTGAGGAAGCAATAGATATAATGATCCAAGCCTTCAACGAATCAAAAGATATTGCAAGGAAGAATGGAGCTGAAGAATCAGTAATTACTAGAGGAAGCTTCAGAGTAGGGGTTGGAGGAGTATTTGTTGCAAATACCTATGGTGAAAACATATATGAAGAATTCACTGCTACAACACTAATGTATAGTGTCAAGTCTAGGAAGGCCGGTGAAGAATCCAGTTTTGACGCATATTTTGGTAGTAGAAGAATAGATATTGATGAAATATTGGAGCAAGCCAGAAGAGCAGGCGGGTTCTCAGTTAAATTTATTGGGGCAAAAACAGTTCCAAGCGGCGAATACACTGTAGTAATAGATCCATATATGACAGCATTATTCCTATCATCAGCTTTGATCCCAGCATTTTCAGCTCAGAATATTCAACAAAATCGTAGCCCGTTAAAGGACAAGCTGGAGAAACAAGTCCTAGCAGAAAACATAACCATTACAGATGAGCCAGGAATAAATTGGGGACTAGGCACACGCAGCTTTGACGATGAAGGAATACCTACTAGGACAAAAACACTTGTCGATAAAGGTGTTCTAACCGGGTATCTCTACGACTACTATACAGCTAGAAAAGAAAACAGACACTCTACTGGAAACGGTTTCCGTAGACAACCATCATCACCGCCCTCACCGTCTCCAACGAATTTTGTGTTGAAAGCTGTGAAAAACCCTGTAAAAATAAATAATATGCTGGAAGATGTTGGGAGAGGAATAATAATTCATGGAATGATCGGGTATTGGATGTCTAATTATGTAAATGGAGCTGTTCAAGCAACAATTACTCATGGATTCTACGTTGAAAACGGTGAGATAAAATATCCTGTTAAAGGATTAGTTGTTGGCGGAAACATCTATGATTGGCTAGGGAAACAACTAGTTAGCGTCAGCAAGGAAATCTATAGGGTAGAAAACACTTATGCACCGCAAATAATTGTTGAGAAAGCAAGAATTGCTAGTAAATAA
- a CDS encoding Tfx family DNA-binding protein: protein MKKKYGFLTKIQLVSLYYKSRGYSYRRIAEIIGTSHQNIAVAYRRALKNIELSEKTIIYYKLSTAKIVALINEGTHLADIPRLIIEECDKRGVKLRADFTLIFKQIRFYTPQCVSGSRLAGEIIVVVDKHGFIQVYSYREIKDIISNIEKILGKPVISIRYGY from the coding sequence ATGAAGAAGAAATATGGTTTCCTAACAAAGATACAACTAGTATCTCTATACTATAAATCCAGAGGTTATAGTTATCGTAGAATAGCTGAAATAATTGGTACAAGTCATCAAAACATAGCAGTAGCTTATAGGAGAGCATTAAAAAACATAGAATTATCTGAGAAAACAATTATATACTATAAATTATCAACGGCAAAAATTGTAGCACTTATTAATGAAGGAACACATTTAGCCGATATTCCGAGATTAATTATTGAAGAATGCGATAAGAGAGGGGTTAAGCTAAGAGCAGACTTTACGTTAATATTTAAACAAATCCGTTTCTACACTCCCCAATGCGTATCTGGTTCAAGGCTTGCCGGTGAAATAATAGTGGTTGTCGATAAACATGGATTTATCCAAGTATATTCTTACCGGGAAATAAAAGACATTATTAGCAATATAGAGAAAATCCTGGGCAAACCAGTAATAAGTATAAGGTATGGATACTAG
- a CDS encoding biotin--[acetyl-CoA-carboxylase] ligase, producing MISEETVIKLLIIDKLIHRQEYVLRELAWEIGIQPGLLERIVNDMSKNYLISIEKGRIIWNPADNPSTLKPWGWLLIHKPLLGSTQEAAKGASPWSVIVAEYMLAGKGRHGKKWYSDLGGLWTTFKILTNSQTASMTPIIIPIILVRILRKSYGVEASIKWPNDIIVDNKKIAGILIEGEAFRDQILLYIGIGININNDPPLPDTISLKNILNKLTPRNRFLSLLIGWMSRMEKLSLEPEKIRENYMEYLETLNRKVLVKTLQGELVGKAVDVRDTGELIIEVEAGEKKVLDPTHTFELRHID from the coding sequence TTGATTAGCGAGGAAACAGTTATTAAGTTATTGATAATTGATAAGCTTATTCATAGACAAGAATATGTATTGAGAGAACTAGCTTGGGAGATAGGTATTCAGCCCGGTCTTTTAGAGAGAATAGTTAATGATATGAGTAAGAATTACTTGATAAGTATTGAGAAAGGCAGGATTATATGGAATCCAGCGGATAATCCCAGCACGTTAAAGCCTTGGGGATGGCTTCTAATACATAAACCATTGCTTGGCTCAACACAGGAGGCTGCGAAGGGTGCTAGTCCTTGGAGTGTTATTGTTGCAGAGTATATGTTGGCTGGTAAGGGTAGGCATGGGAAGAAATGGTATAGTGATCTAGGGGGTTTATGGACCACGTTCAAAATATTAACGAATTCGCAGACAGCTAGTATGACGCCCATAATTATACCAATTATATTGGTTAGAATACTTAGGAAAAGCTATGGTGTAGAAGCAAGTATTAAATGGCCCAATGATATAATTGTTGATAATAAGAAAATTGCAGGTATACTTATAGAGGGAGAGGCATTCAGGGATCAAATACTACTATATATTGGTATAGGAATAAACATTAACAATGATCCACCCCTCCCAGACACTATATCGTTGAAAAACATATTGAATAAACTAACACCTAGAAACAGGTTCTTATCACTATTAATAGGCTGGATGAGCAGGATGGAAAAACTTTCTTTAGAGCCTGAGAAGATAAGGGAGAACTATATGGAATACCTTGAAACACTGAATAGGAAAGTTCTTGTCAAAACTCTTCAGGGAGAACTAGTTGGTAAGGCAGTAGATGTTAGGGATACTGGTGAATTAATTATTGAGGTTGAGGCGGGGGAGAAAAAAGTTCTTGATCCAACCCATACATTTGAGCTTAGACATATTGACTAG
- a CDS encoding peptidase M50, which yields MSSIIKLNEALSLIIASIVVSLVFGLDYLLSGNLVVFSIISTGAIIAMVPHELAHRWSARRMGCYSRYVLDPTGLLLTIITAIPFIPFKIIMPGYTLVISHHYDPMENKRINGVVSLAGPVTNILFATISFFTVVLCLKTMMCSMLLFGLAYWTALLNSWVAFFNLLPIPPLDGSKVISWKPILWIISFVFSIGLFITLQFGLF from the coding sequence ATGTCATCTATAATCAAGCTTAACGAAGCATTATCGCTAATCATAGCATCTATCGTTGTATCCCTAGTCTTTGGATTAGACTACTTATTATCAGGTAACCTAGTTGTTTTCTCAATTATTTCTACCGGGGCAATAATAGCTATGGTTCCCCACGAACTAGCTCATCGATGGAGTGCTCGGAGAATGGGTTGTTATAGTAGGTACGTCCTAGATCCTACAGGGTTATTATTAACGATTATAACAGCTATACCATTCATACCCTTCAAAATAATTATGCCTGGATACACTCTTGTCATAAGCCACCACTATGACCCCATGGAGAATAAGAGGATTAATGGAGTAGTATCATTAGCTGGCCCCGTAACCAATATATTGTTTGCAACAATATCCTTCTTCACAGTTGTGCTCTGCTTAAAAACCATGATGTGTTCCATGTTATTATTTGGCCTCGCATATTGGACAGCACTACTTAACTCCTGGGTTGCATTCTTTAATCTACTACCTATACCGCCACTCGATGGATCAAAGGTTATTTCTTGGAAACCAATACTATGGATCATATCATTTGTTTTCTCAATAGGACTATTCATTACCCTACAGTTCGGCCTATTCTAA
- a CDS encoding TldD/PmbA family protein, translated as MSLSGLDIARLIRYGEELGAEYVDVRVHEKIYELITLDNGVLREYSINRLRGVGVRVLVDGFMGYAATNVFDWEKIKNTVVEAVKNAKALSLHGSKTILYSRPSYKDKIISHYAIDALEIDPGEKIEVLKTIYDASREVKGVVSVTPRYGYEVDHRIIASSNGDYVDVTTRLIGVGAFIVSMVEGVSERLWDSRSNVAGWEFIKNLDIEDFASENAKLAVETAKAPVVKPGKYVAILDNEIVGLMLHEAFGHATEGDIVESGGSVLEGRIGEKVASEHVTIVDDGRVAGGYYVPYDDEGTAKKKVRTVDKGVLKTFLHSLSTAEKLGGEPTGNARAMTYAHPHLVRQTNTYMEPGDWKVDELFEDTGRGIYVRGKGAMGGEVDPAMGTFTFTAGPSYLIENGEPTKLVRGVMLSGFILETLKNVDAVANDLVVKTSVFGGCGKAGQLARVGDGGPHVRVREITIGGGG; from the coding sequence ATGAGTTTATCCGGCCTAGACATTGCTCGTCTAATAAGGTATGGTGAGGAGCTTGGCGCAGAATATGTTGATGTCAGGGTTCATGAGAAAATATATGAGCTTATCACTCTGGACAACGGTGTTTTAAGGGAGTATAGTATTAATAGGTTGCGCGGTGTTGGTGTTAGAGTCCTTGTCGACGGGTTCATGGGTTATGCTGCTACAAACGTTTTTGACTGGGAAAAGATCAAGAACACTGTTGTGGAAGCTGTTAAAAACGCTAAAGCACTGAGTCTGCATGGTTCTAAAACCATACTGTATAGTAGGCCTAGCTACAAGGACAAGATCATTAGTCATTACGCTATTGATGCTTTAGAAATAGATCCCGGGGAGAAAATCGAGGTTTTGAAAACAATATATGATGCTAGCAGAGAAGTTAAAGGCGTTGTCAGCGTTACTCCTAGGTATGGATACGAAGTTGATCATAGAATAATTGCTTCCAGTAATGGAGACTACGTAGATGTTACTACTCGACTAATAGGTGTGGGGGCATTTATTGTTTCAATGGTTGAAGGAGTTAGTGAGAGATTATGGGATTCTAGATCAAATGTTGCCGGGTGGGAGTTTATTAAGAACCTTGATATTGAAGACTTCGCATCAGAGAACGCTAAGCTAGCGGTGGAAACCGCTAAAGCCCCAGTAGTTAAGCCAGGTAAATATGTTGCTATCCTAGACAATGAAATTGTCGGGCTAATGCTACATGAAGCATTCGGTCATGCAACAGAGGGAGACATAGTTGAATCTGGTGGAAGCGTGTTGGAGGGTAGAATAGGCGAGAAAGTTGCCAGTGAACATGTAACAATAGTGGATGATGGCAGAGTAGCTGGTGGATACTATGTTCCATACGATGATGAAGGCACAGCTAAGAAGAAAGTTAGAACTGTTGATAAAGGAGTATTGAAGACATTTCTCCACAGCTTATCCACAGCTGAAAAACTAGGCGGAGAACCAACAGGTAATGCTCGAGCTATGACTTATGCTCACCCACACCTTGTAAGGCAGACAAACACCTATATGGAGCCTGGTGATTGGAAAGTAGATGAGCTATTCGAGGATACGGGGAGGGGAATATATGTTAGGGGTAAAGGAGCTATGGGTGGAGAAGTAGATCCTGCAATGGGCACATTTACTTTCACAGCTGGTCCAAGCTATCTAATAGAAAATGGTGAGCCAACAAAACTTGTTCGCGGAGTAATGCTTTCAGGCTTTATCTTGGAGACATTGAAGAATGTTGATGCTGTCGCAAACGATCTAGTTGTTAAAACAAGTGTTTTCGGAGGATGCGGTAAGGCTGGACAATTAGCACGTGTAGGTGATGGCGGGCCACATGTTCGCGTACGTGAAATAACAATTGGTGGAGGTGGCTGA
- a CDS encoding DEAD/DEAH box helicase, with translation MIIRDQLILDIDNDLQELIKARDIGVIYVYREETGEPEPGPCIEDIDLPDPLIEALERRGIRRLYRFQYDAYKSILNGENVVITAGTGTGKTEAFLLPILRKIYEKRTPKPQAMLVYPTKALARDQLQRINDYLGYGVFSAAVYDGDTPRKIRQKISANPPDIVVTNPDMIHVGLVLSPTIRRFVKDSRFMVVDELHVYEGVFGSHVKAVFERINRYRRNNPPQYIGSSATIGNPREHGETLFGVPVKVIEGPLRRRGIAYHVLVSAGRLSRWTVTAALASVLARRGLRFIVFVDSQQMAELIARIAWRSYGVDIMVHRAGLPADERKMIESKLRAGEISGVAATPTLELGIDIGFLDAVIMAAPPPSFAKYLQRAGRAGRRGRKGYVFTVLADDPIDAYYERNPKRYFEQEIPPLYMDPENEEVLRIHLLALLLEQGRIRRDGLKGVWLRVADRLRYERLVSWVGPYIYPNYRLARKVFMEYMSIRGSGPQVVIYDVDEKNIVGYRELPQAVLDLHPDAVYLLNRRIYKSIEIDVDKKIARVKRLPDDTPYYTRPLYTVDLVDYSILASRTSSRGIPLAYAWVKLSISVEGYIVRNYWETEKAGIKYWFDRPVTYTYNTKALLLKYPENPEWDYMSNAEAFHAIEHALISAARPVCGAALGEMGGISYPSGDIVIYDGAPGGSGLAKLLFERFEKAEEIAYEIVSKCDCEDGCPRCIYSPYCGNNNQVLSRRKAAYVLGNILKKGAIKTVEPLKNKYGKPIV, from the coding sequence ATGATTATTAGGGATCAATTAATCCTGGACATAGATAATGATCTCCAGGAGCTTATAAAGGCTAGGGATATAGGTGTTATCTATGTTTATCGCGAAGAAACAGGTGAGCCGGAGCCCGGTCCATGTATTGAGGACATAGATTTACCCGATCCATTGATTGAAGCTTTAGAGAGGAGAGGGATAAGGAGGCTTTATCGTTTCCAATACGATGCATACAAGAGTATATTGAACGGTGAAAACGTCGTTATAACTGCTGGAACAGGAACAGGTAAGACTGAGGCATTCCTCCTACCAATTCTAAGGAAAATATATGAGAAGAGAACTCCTAAGCCACAAGCAATGCTGGTGTATCCGACAAAAGCGCTGGCAAGGGATCAGCTTCAAAGAATAAATGATTATCTAGGCTACGGGGTTTTCTCGGCAGCAGTATATGATGGTGATACTCCACGCAAGATTAGACAGAAAATATCGGCTAACCCGCCAGACATAGTTGTTACTAATCCGGACATGATACATGTAGGCCTTGTTCTCAGCCCAACTATTAGGAGATTCGTTAAAGATTCCCGGTTCATGGTTGTAGATGAACTACACGTATACGAGGGTGTTTTTGGATCACATGTTAAAGCTGTTTTTGAAAGAATCAATAGGTATCGTAGAAATAATCCGCCACAATATATTGGTTCATCCGCAACCATTGGTAACCCGAGAGAACATGGTGAAACACTATTCGGTGTCCCCGTAAAGGTTATTGAGGGGCCGTTGAGGAGGAGGGGAATAGCTTATCATGTCCTCGTATCAGCTGGCAGGCTTAGCAGATGGACGGTTACAGCAGCATTAGCATCTGTTCTTGCCCGTCGAGGACTTAGATTCATAGTATTCGTTGATAGTCAGCAAATGGCTGAATTAATCGCTAGGATTGCTTGGAGAAGCTATGGTGTAGATATAATGGTTCATAGAGCTGGTTTACCAGCTGATGAGAGAAAAATGATTGAGTCAAAGCTTAGAGCCGGAGAGATCAGCGGTGTTGCCGCTACACCAACGCTTGAACTAGGAATAGATATTGGGTTTCTCGACGCAGTCATTATGGCTGCTCCACCTCCCAGCTTTGCAAAGTATTTACAGAGGGCTGGTAGAGCTGGGCGTAGGGGTAGGAAAGGATATGTTTTCACAGTTTTAGCAGATGATCCTATTGATGCATATTATGAGCGAAATCCTAAGAGGTATTTTGAACAAGAAATCCCACCACTATACATGGATCCTGAGAATGAAGAAGTTTTGAGAATCCATTTATTGGCTCTCCTATTAGAGCAGGGGAGGATTAGAAGGGATGGGTTGAAGGGTGTTTGGCTACGTGTTGCTGATAGGCTTAGGTATGAGAGACTTGTTTCTTGGGTTGGACCATATATTTATCCAAACTATAGGTTGGCGAGAAAGGTTTTCATGGAATATATGAGTATTAGGGGTAGTGGTCCACAGGTTGTTATATATGATGTTGATGAGAAAAACATTGTAGGTTATAGAGAGCTTCCACAAGCAGTTCTCGATCTACATCCTGACGCGGTTTATTTGCTTAATAGAAGAATATATAAGTCTATAGAAATAGATGTTGATAAGAAGATTGCACGTGTTAAGAGATTACCGGATGATACACCATATTATACTAGGCCACTCTATACTGTCGACCTAGTTGACTATAGTATTCTAGCTTCTAGAACTAGTAGTAGGGGGATACCATTAGCTTATGCATGGGTAAAGCTCAGTATAAGTGTTGAGGGATACATTGTTAGAAATTATTGGGAGACAGAAAAGGCTGGTATAAAGTATTGGTTTGATCGCCCAGTAACATATACCTATAACACAAAAGCATTACTATTAAAGTACCCGGAGAATCCCGAATGGGATTATATGAGCAATGCTGAAGCTTTTCACGCCATAGAACACGCATTAATCTCTGCTGCTAGACCAGTATGTGGAGCGGCACTAGGTGAAATGGGAGGCATTAGTTATCCTAGTGGAGACATAGTAATATATGATGGTGCACCCGGAGGCTCTGGCTTAGCTAAACTATTATTCGAGAGATTCGAAAAAGCAGAAGAGATAGCCTATGAAATAGTATCAAAATGCGACTGCGAAGATGGATGTCCAAGATGCATATATAGTCCGTACTGTGGAAACAATAACCAAGTATTATCCCGTAGGAAAGCAGCATATGTTCTAGGAAACATATTGAAGAAAGGAGCCATAAAAACAGTCGAACCCCTCAAGAATAAATATGGAAAACCAATTGTCTAG